The following proteins are co-located in the Maridesulfovibrio sp. genome:
- a CDS encoding AzlC family ABC transporter permease translates to MSGFMRGVKANVTLLPSVVAYAGVLGVLAAQKSISWTDMMALNVFMFAGSAQFVLVDMWNAPLPVLEMALAVVVVNLRYVLIGASLKDLFAGQGVLKRLGIMHFVADENWAMTMVAARKGEGDVFHLLGGGVLLMLFWSAGTMGGMYFGGLIPDPKILALDFAFTAVFTALAVSLWQGRQDVLPWLVAISASVLTEHFVPGKWYILVGGILGAVCAAFINEAEPSEEGEGEA, encoded by the coding sequence ATGAGCGGTTTTATGCGCGGCGTTAAAGCTAATGTTACGCTTTTGCCCAGTGTCGTTGCATATGCAGGGGTGTTGGGTGTTCTGGCAGCACAGAAGTCCATAAGCTGGACCGATATGATGGCCTTGAACGTCTTCATGTTTGCTGGTTCGGCGCAATTTGTGCTGGTGGATATGTGGAACGCTCCGCTTCCGGTGCTTGAGATGGCCCTTGCGGTGGTTGTTGTGAACCTGCGTTATGTCCTTATAGGTGCTTCTCTTAAAGATTTATTTGCCGGACAGGGGGTGCTGAAACGCTTGGGGATAATGCACTTCGTGGCCGACGAGAACTGGGCCATGACCATGGTTGCGGCTCGCAAGGGGGAGGGTGATGTGTTCCACCTGCTTGGCGGTGGTGTGCTGCTCATGCTTTTCTGGAGTGCTGGGACTATGGGGGGAATGTACTTCGGTGGATTGATTCCCGATCCTAAAATACTGGCCCTTGATTTTGCATTTACCGCAGTTTTTACCGCGTTGGCAGTTTCTCTTTGGCAGGGCAGACAGGACGTATTGCCATGGCTGGTAGCCATCAGTGCGTCGGTGCTTACCGAGCATTTTGTTCCCGGCAAGTGGTATATTCTGGTCGGCGGCATTCTCGGTGCAGTCTGTGCTGCGTTTATCAATGAAGCTGAACCAAGCGAAGAAGGGGAAGGAGAGGCATAA
- a CDS encoding substrate-binding domain-containing protein, translating into MATIKDVAKMAGVSTSTVSHVLNRTRFVSDEKRELVERVVEELNYRPSSIARSLKVQQTRTLGMLVTASRNPFFAEVVHGVERRCYERGYTLFLCNTEGDIKRMEANLDALEEKRVDGLLLLCSEVNDEIINLIEAERSVPIVVFDWGPESDNVDRIYDNSLSGARLATKYLIAKGHTDIGCIAGPQDRRSAKERLEGYRQAMVETGLVVREEWIVEGDYGCEGGVEAMRYLSGLDELPSAVFVCNDMMAIGVLSEAARLGVRVPQDLSVIGYDNVYISRFTAPALTTIHQPKKEIAARAVDTLIDRLSSKRTKGLQIKVEPNLVERESVSNLKE; encoded by the coding sequence ATGGCGACCATCAAAGATGTAGCAAAAATGGCGGGTGTTTCCACCTCTACGGTATCTCATGTTCTAAATCGGACTCGATTCGTCAGTGACGAAAAGCGAGAGTTGGTTGAGCGGGTTGTGGAGGAGTTGAACTATCGTCCGTCTTCCATTGCGCGCAGCCTGAAAGTTCAGCAGACCCGGACTTTGGGCATGCTGGTTACTGCCAGCCGCAACCCGTTTTTTGCCGAGGTGGTGCATGGAGTTGAGCGCCGTTGCTATGAGCGTGGGTATACTCTTTTCCTGTGTAATACCGAGGGTGATATCAAACGCATGGAAGCCAACCTTGATGCTCTTGAGGAGAAGCGCGTAGACGGTTTACTGCTCCTTTGCAGTGAAGTTAACGATGAGATTATCAATCTGATTGAAGCCGAACGTAGCGTTCCCATTGTTGTTTTTGATTGGGGACCGGAGTCGGATAATGTGGACAGGATTTATGATAATTCACTCAGCGGGGCACGGCTGGCCACTAAATATTTGATCGCCAAGGGACATACCGATATCGGTTGCATCGCCGGACCGCAGGACCGCCGCTCTGCCAAGGAACGTCTGGAAGGTTATCGACAAGCTATGGTTGAGACGGGTCTTGTCGTGCGCGAAGAGTGGATCGTGGAAGGTGATTATGGCTGCGAAGGCGGAGTTGAAGCCATGCGCTATCTTTCAGGACTTGATGAACTGCCCAGTGCCGTATTTGTCTGTAACGATATGATGGCTATCGGTGTGTTGAGTGAAGCGGCTCGCCTCGGCGTCAGGGTGCCGCAGGACCTGTCTGTCATCGGTTATGACAATGTTTATATTTCCCGCTTTACAGCTCCGGCATTGACAACCATCCACCAGCCGAAAAAAGAAATTGCTGCACGTGCAGTGGATACCCTTATCGATAGGTTGTCCAGTAAACGGACTAAGGGATTGCAGATAAAGGTTGAACCGAACCTTGTTGAGCGCGAGTCGGTGAGCAATCTGAAAGAATAA
- the dhaL gene encoding dihydroxyacetone kinase subunit DhaL, with protein sequence MSMNKAQLIAWFGKLNEVYADKKEYLTELDAAIGDADHGINMNRGFGKVMEKLPTVEAKDIGTILKTVGMTLMSSVGGASGPLYGTFWMKGGMIMGGKEELSSEDFAKVIEAGVEGILQRGRPDLGDKTMYDLWAPVLEVIKEKAGNGDDVLAIVEAALPVGEKALADTIPLQAKKGRASYLGERSIGHQDPGATSSYYMLETLKEVLS encoded by the coding sequence ATGTCCATGAACAAAGCTCAACTTATTGCATGGTTCGGAAAGCTTAACGAAGTTTACGCCGACAAAAAAGAATACCTCACTGAACTCGATGCCGCCATCGGTGATGCCGACCACGGAATCAACATGAACCGCGGTTTCGGCAAGGTAATGGAAAAGCTGCCCACCGTAGAAGCAAAAGATATCGGCACTATCCTTAAGACTGTCGGCATGACTCTCATGTCCAGCGTTGGCGGTGCCAGCGGTCCCCTGTATGGTACTTTTTGGATGAAGGGCGGCATGATCATGGGTGGTAAGGAAGAACTCAGTTCCGAAGATTTCGCTAAAGTTATCGAAGCTGGTGTTGAAGGTATCCTCCAGCGCGGTCGTCCTGATCTTGGTGACAAAACCATGTACGACCTCTGGGCACCTGTTCTCGAAGTTATCAAAGAGAAGGCCGGAAACGGCGATGATGTTCTCGCCATAGTTGAAGCTGCACTGCCCGTAGGTGAAAAGGCTCTTGCCGATACCATCCCCCTGCAGGCCAAGAAAGGACGCGCCAGCTATCTTGGCGAACGCTCCATCGGTCATCAGGACCCCGGTGCAACTTCCTCTTACTACATGCTTGAGACCCTGAAAGAAGTTTTGTCTTAA
- a CDS encoding LysR family transcriptional regulator ArgP has product MLDNIFLEALAAVIEEGGFDKAALKLNISQSAVSQRIRNFEEQLGRVLVVRSNPPEPTEDGRKLIKHLHTIRLMEHDLNDSMGLNPSGEFVTLPVGVNADSLATWFLDALDGFLKEHNVLFDLYVDDENRTHEMLRRGEVVGCIGTVSKPVKGCRSDYLATFDYLCLSTPDFYKRWFKDGFNRESVAKAPAAVFNRKDETQSQMLAKVFPGESVAHPIFYIPSTESFVDIICRELAYGMVPEFQVEEELESGQLIEVVPEGRVPVSLYWHSWNVETTLLEGLRRELVGYFKNKA; this is encoded by the coding sequence ATGCTTGATAACATTTTTCTGGAAGCACTGGCTGCGGTAATCGAAGAGGGTGGATTTGATAAGGCTGCACTGAAGCTGAATATTTCCCAATCAGCAGTTTCACAGCGCATACGAAATTTTGAAGAACAATTGGGCCGGGTGCTAGTGGTCCGGTCCAATCCTCCTGAACCCACAGAGGACGGCCGCAAGCTGATTAAGCACCTGCACACTATCCGGCTTATGGAGCATGACCTGAATGATTCCATGGGCCTTAATCCCAGCGGTGAATTTGTGACTTTACCTGTGGGAGTTAACGCGGACAGCCTTGCTACATGGTTTCTGGATGCTCTTGATGGTTTTTTAAAAGAGCACAATGTGTTGTTTGATTTGTATGTAGATGATGAAAACAGGACCCATGAGATGCTACGTCGGGGGGAGGTTGTAGGCTGCATTGGAACCGTTTCTAAACCTGTGAAAGGCTGTCGCAGCGATTATCTGGCAACTTTCGATTATCTGTGTTTGAGTACACCTGATTTTTACAAACGTTGGTTTAAAGACGGATTTAATCGTGAGTCGGTTGCAAAGGCTCCGGCAGCTGTTTTTAACCGTAAAGATGAAACTCAATCGCAGATGCTGGCAAAAGTTTTTCCGGGTGAATCGGTCGCACATCCAATCTTTTATATCCCTTCCACAGAATCCTTTGTTGATATTATCTGTCGTGAACTTGCATACGGTATGGTCCCTGAGTTTCAAGTGGAAGAAGAACTGGAGTCCGGGCAATTGATTGAGGTCGTGCCAGAGGGTAGAGTACCTGTTTCGCTTTACTGGCATTCTTGGAATGTTGAAACTACCTTGCTTGAAGGTTTGCGCCGGGAATTGGTGGGATACTTCAAAAATAAGGCCTAA
- the dhaK gene encoding dihydroxyacetone kinase subunit DhaK, with protein sequence MKKLINDVENVVKEQLEGMALAHPELKVNYDPYYVVREDAPVKGKVAIVSGGGSGHEPMHGGFVGKGMLDGACPGEVFTSPTPDQMYECAKAVDSGAGVLFMVKNYTGDVMNFEAAAELVASEGIKVQNILIDDDVAVKDSLYTAGRRGVGTTVLAEKIVGAAAEAGYDLEKCSDLCRKVNQYGRSFGVALTSCTVPAAGKPTFELGEDEVEMGIGIHGEPGIERMPLKSVDEMTQYAAEQIIDDPAYSRTVREWNGSEWEDKKLTDEPFAKGDNVIAFVNSMGGTPVSELYAVYRKLDEVCKAKGINIVRNLIGPYITSLEMQGFSITLLKVDDEMLKFWDAPAQTPGFVR encoded by the coding sequence ATGAAAAAATTGATCAATGATGTGGAAAATGTGGTTAAGGAACAGCTTGAGGGTATGGCCCTCGCTCACCCCGAACTGAAAGTTAACTACGATCCCTACTACGTAGTACGTGAAGATGCTCCCGTTAAAGGGAAAGTCGCCATCGTATCCGGCGGCGGTTCCGGCCACGAACCCATGCATGGAGGTTTCGTCGGTAAAGGTATGCTCGACGGCGCCTGCCCCGGTGAAGTTTTTACTTCTCCCACCCCTGACCAGATGTACGAATGCGCCAAGGCCGTAGACAGCGGTGCCGGCGTTCTTTTTATGGTTAAGAACTACACTGGTGACGTAATGAACTTTGAAGCTGCAGCCGAGCTGGTTGCAAGTGAAGGCATCAAAGTCCAGAATATTTTGATTGATGATGACGTAGCCGTTAAGGACAGTCTCTATACCGCAGGTAGACGCGGTGTTGGTACCACTGTTCTGGCTGAAAAAATTGTCGGTGCGGCTGCCGAAGCAGGTTACGACCTTGAAAAATGCTCCGATCTTTGCCGTAAGGTCAACCAGTACGGCCGTTCTTTCGGCGTAGCCCTGACTTCCTGCACCGTGCCTGCAGCAGGCAAACCCACCTTCGAACTTGGTGAAGACGAAGTTGAAATGGGTATCGGTATACATGGCGAACCCGGTATTGAGCGTATGCCTCTTAAGTCTGTCGATGAAATGACCCAGTACGCAGCTGAGCAGATTATTGACGATCCCGCATACAGCCGCACTGTCCGTGAGTGGAACGGCAGCGAATGGGAAGATAAAAAACTCACCGATGAGCCTTTTGCCAAGGGTGACAATGTTATCGCGTTCGTTAACAGCATGGGTGGAACCCCTGTTTCCGAACTCTACGCTGTGTACAGAAAGCTTGATGAAGTCTGCAAAGCCAAGGGAATCAATATTGTCCGTAACCTGATCGGACCTTACATCACTTCACTGGAAATGCAGGGCTTCTCAATCACCTTGCTTAAGGTTGATGATGAAATGCTTAAGTTCTGGGATGCTCCTGCACAGACTCCCGGTTTTGTTCGCTAG
- a CDS encoding LysE/ArgO family amino acid transporter: protein MSSLIPYMQGFGTGAGLIIAIGAQNAFVLTQSIRKNHHMTICLVCAICDALLITLGILGTGELIASNPMLLKPAAWGGAAFLAWYGFGSLRSAIKGGHLETGDVAKTGLKSIILLTLSITLLNPHVYLDTVVMLGSISGQYDGLDRYMFGFGAMTASFVWFYTLGFGGRALAPLFKKAVTWRVLDSAVCLTMWFIAWNLAEKAMSV, encoded by the coding sequence ATGTCATCACTTATTCCATATATGCAGGGTTTCGGGACAGGGGCAGGATTGATCATTGCCATCGGAGCGCAAAATGCTTTTGTGCTTACCCAGAGCATCAGAAAAAACCATCATATGACCATATGCCTTGTCTGCGCCATCTGTGATGCGCTGCTGATTACACTGGGGATATTGGGAACAGGAGAGCTTATCGCCTCAAATCCGATGCTGCTAAAACCAGCGGCATGGGGTGGAGCTGCGTTTTTAGCATGGTACGGATTCGGATCTTTACGCTCTGCCATCAAGGGCGGACATCTGGAAACCGGAGATGTTGCCAAGACAGGATTGAAATCAATAATCCTGCTGACCCTTTCCATCACTCTGCTTAATCCGCATGTTTATCTGGATACGGTAGTCATGCTGGGTTCAATCAGCGGACAATATGACGGTCTGGATCGTTACATGTTCGGATTCGGAGCAATGACCGCATCTTTTGTATGGTTTTATACCCTTGGATTCGGCGGACGGGCTCTTGCACCACTGTTTAAAAAGGCCGTAACGTGGCGGGTATTGGATAGCGCAGTCTGCCTGACCATGTGGTTTATCGCATGGAATCTGGCTGAAAAGGCCATGAGTGTTTAA
- the rbsK gene encoding ribokinase, with protein MASPRLIVLGSVNADHVLQVDNFPRPGETVTGHGYQIIPGGKGANQAVAAARLGADIGFIACVGDDDFGRRMINEFQQDGIETSAVMAVEGLPTGIALIQIAASGENAISISAEANAALTPEAIKPHLDLIREAETLLMQLESPLETIELAAKEARAAGTKVILNPAPARVFPDSLLADLDMITPNETEAELLTGVKVESEEDAVMAACVLHGKGVETVLITLGEKGAFLSRAEGKKLIGGYSVKAVDTTAAGDTFNGALVASMQKGASIEQAIGFAHGAAAISVTRLGAQTSIPSLEEVNQFIKDNS; from the coding sequence ATGGCTTCGCCCAGATTAATCGTTCTCGGTAGTGTAAATGCCGATCATGTTTTGCAGGTGGATAATTTCCCGCGTCCCGGCGAGACCGTTACCGGGCATGGTTATCAGATCATACCCGGCGGCAAGGGAGCTAATCAGGCGGTGGCTGCGGCCCGTCTTGGTGCGGATATCGGTTTTATTGCCTGCGTGGGTGATGATGATTTCGGACGGCGTATGATCAATGAATTTCAGCAGGACGGTATTGAAACTTCTGCGGTAATGGCTGTAGAAGGTCTGCCCACCGGAATCGCTTTGATCCAGATTGCTGCCAGCGGCGAGAATGCCATCTCCATTTCAGCTGAAGCCAATGCGGCTCTTACTCCCGAAGCTATTAAGCCTCATCTTGATTTGATCCGTGAGGCTGAAACTCTGCTCATGCAGCTTGAAAGCCCGCTGGAAACAATTGAGCTTGCTGCAAAAGAAGCACGTGCAGCCGGAACAAAAGTTATCCTCAATCCCGCACCGGCCCGTGTCTTTCCTGATTCATTGCTGGCTGATCTTGATATGATTACTCCCAATGAAACCGAAGCAGAACTGCTTACCGGAGTTAAGGTGGAGAGTGAGGAAGACGCTGTAATGGCCGCCTGTGTGCTGCACGGAAAAGGCGTTGAAACGGTATTGATTACCCTTGGTGAAAAGGGGGCGTTTTTGAGCCGTGCCGAAGGGAAGAAGCTTATCGGTGGTTATTCGGTTAAAGCTGTAGACACGACTGCTGCCGGGGATACTTTTAACGGTGCTCTGGTTGCTTCCATGCAGAAGGGCGCAAGTATCGAACAGGCAATTGGTTTTGCCCACGGTGCGGCAGCGATTTCGGTAACCCGTCTTGGAGCTCAGACTTCCATTCCCAGCCTTGAAGAAGTGAATCAATTTATAAAGGATAATTCATAA
- the ptsP gene encoding phosphoenolpyruvate--protein phosphotransferase: MVGLVIVSHSQMLAQGVLELAEQMTRGSVVMEAAGGIDDPDNPIGTDPMKVMMAIESVAAQSEDGVLVIMDLGSALMSAETALDFLPDEVKEKVLLCSAPIVEGTMAAAVQASVGASLKEVSAEAGAALNVKIEQLAPITGESVQAAGSAQEEILEGEEVSCDLLVINKMGLHARPAANLVAVAGKFQSTIQISKDDKTASGKSINQVALLAVKNGEIITVTATGPDAQQAIEGLKALHADNFGERDEDVTEVLMETEPCKVGGEGFVFGAPASTGYAVGPVYAHLATLPEVERIEVSDTDAEAKRLDQAIAAALADIQALQRETEKTAGKANAAIFEVHGLILGDKDMRDNAAALISAEKVNAEFAWFQVMYQMASDYRGLDDAYMQARAADVMDCGGRVLRVLTGEGEQAIRLERESIIVAHDLTPSDVAGMDPEKVLGIVTEIGGATSHAAILSRSMGIPAVIGTGECFQQVSDGQMIALDGFEGVVWTAPDQDKLDEISAKRDKWLADREETKAKGAAPAKTVDGTEIMVMGNIGTPADAPRVLEYGAEGVGLFRTEFLFQDRDQEPDEQEQFEAYVEAAKAMNGNPVIIRTLDIGGDKPVKYLDTPVEENPFLGERGVRFCMARPELFRTQLRALLRAASEENIWIMFPMISGVEELEGVLAFQAEVREGLLSEGVKIADKIKTGIMIEVPSAVAEAEKLGAICDFFSIGTNDLTQYVMAADRGNKSVARICDSLNPAVLRMVKMTCDAAKICGIEVGMCGELAGNPKASALLLGLGLDELSMSGPSIPEVKEAIRAVSMDDCRALAEKALAAKSGDEVRDLLK; encoded by the coding sequence ATGGTAGGATTAGTAATTGTTTCCCATAGCCAGATGCTGGCTCAGGGTGTTTTGGAACTGGCTGAGCAGATGACTCGTGGTTCTGTGGTCATGGAAGCCGCAGGCGGCATTGATGATCCGGACAACCCCATCGGTACCGACCCTATGAAGGTCATGATGGCCATTGAATCCGTTGCCGCGCAGTCCGAAGACGGCGTTCTGGTCATAATGGACCTTGGCAGCGCGCTTATGAGTGCTGAAACTGCGCTGGATTTTTTGCCTGATGAGGTCAAGGAAAAGGTTCTGCTTTGTTCCGCTCCTATTGTGGAGGGAACCATGGCTGCGGCAGTGCAGGCTTCAGTTGGAGCTTCTCTTAAAGAAGTTAGTGCTGAGGCTGGCGCAGCCTTGAATGTGAAGATTGAACAGTTAGCTCCGATTACCGGAGAGAGTGTTCAGGCTGCCGGTTCTGCGCAGGAAGAAATTTTGGAAGGCGAAGAGGTCAGTTGCGACCTGCTGGTCATTAATAAGATGGGATTGCATGCTCGTCCGGCAGCGAACCTTGTTGCCGTGGCCGGTAAATTTCAGTCTACCATTCAGATTAGCAAGGACGATAAGACTGCATCCGGAAAGAGCATCAATCAGGTTGCTTTGCTGGCAGTCAAGAATGGCGAAATCATTACTGTCACCGCGACCGGACCTGATGCGCAGCAGGCTATTGAAGGCTTGAAGGCTTTGCATGCCGATAATTTTGGTGAGCGTGATGAAGACGTAACTGAAGTGCTCATGGAAACTGAACCGTGCAAGGTTGGCGGCGAAGGATTTGTTTTCGGTGCTCCGGCATCAACAGGTTATGCCGTCGGTCCGGTTTATGCCCATCTGGCAACATTGCCCGAAGTGGAGCGGATTGAAGTTTCAGATACTGATGCCGAAGCTAAGCGCCTTGATCAGGCAATAGCTGCCGCGCTAGCAGATATTCAGGCTTTACAGCGTGAAACTGAAAAGACCGCAGGCAAGGCTAATGCCGCAATTTTTGAAGTGCACGGCTTAATCCTCGGCGATAAGGATATGCGTGACAACGCTGCGGCCCTTATTTCCGCTGAAAAGGTCAATGCCGAGTTCGCATGGTTTCAGGTCATGTACCAGATGGCTTCTGATTACCGGGGACTTGATGATGCCTACATGCAGGCCCGTGCCGCAGACGTTATGGATTGTGGCGGGCGTGTGCTTCGCGTGCTGACCGGAGAAGGTGAGCAGGCCATAAGGCTTGAACGTGAATCCATCATCGTGGCTCATGATCTTACACCGTCCGATGTTGCCGGAATGGACCCTGAAAAAGTGCTGGGTATTGTTACCGAGATAGGTGGGGCAACCTCCCATGCCGCAATTCTGTCTCGTTCCATGGGGATCCCCGCGGTTATAGGCACAGGGGAATGCTTCCAGCAGGTTTCCGATGGTCAGATGATTGCGCTGGATGGTTTTGAAGGTGTAGTTTGGACCGCACCGGATCAGGACAAGCTGGATGAAATCTCTGCTAAGCGCGATAAGTGGCTGGCTGATCGTGAAGAAACCAAGGCTAAAGGTGCTGCCCCGGCCAAGACTGTAGACGGCACTGAAATTATGGTTATGGGTAATATAGGCACCCCCGCTGATGCGCCGCGTGTGCTCGAATATGGAGCAGAGGGCGTAGGGCTTTTCCGTACCGAGTTCCTTTTTCAGGACCGCGATCAGGAACCGGATGAGCAGGAGCAGTTCGAAGCATACGTGGAAGCTGCCAAGGCCATGAACGGCAATCCGGTGATCATACGCACCCTTGATATCGGCGGAGATAAGCCGGTTAAATATCTCGATACTCCGGTTGAAGAGAATCCGTTTCTTGGCGAACGCGGAGTACGTTTCTGCATGGCCCGTCCCGAACTTTTCCGTACTCAGTTGCGTGCTTTATTGCGTGCTGCCAGCGAGGAAAATATCTGGATCATGTTCCCCATGATTTCCGGGGTGGAAGAGCTTGAAGGTGTGCTCGCATTTCAGGCTGAGGTCCGCGAAGGACTTCTTTCTGAAGGCGTAAAGATCGCCGATAAGATTAAGACCGGAATCATGATCGAGGTTCCGTCCGCTGTTGCAGAAGCTGAAAAGCTTGGTGCAATCTGCGATTTCTTCAGTATCGGCACCAATGATCTTACCCAGTACGTTATGGCTGCGGACCGTGGTAACAAGTCTGTTGCCAGGATTTGCGATAGTCTCAATCCTGCTGTCTTGCGTATGGTCAAAATGACTTGTGATGCCGCTAAGATTTGTGGAATTGAAGTCGGCATGTGTGGTGAGTTGGCCGGGAATCCTAAGGCCTCTGCATTGCTGCTCGGACTCGGACTTGATGAGCTGAGCATGAGCGGACCTTCCATTCCTGAAGTTAAGGAAGCCATTCGAGCTGTCTCCATGGATGATTGCCGTGCTTTGGCTGAAAAAGCTTTAGCTGCAAAATCCGGCGATGAAGTCCGTGACTTGTTGAAATAG
- a CDS encoding DUF4301 family protein — protein sequence MVTENDLREIENGLIDIIGERISASALAEQIERFKIGFEPTKLERACTLNDGIYRIRPAEREELLDCFEEAADEGRFTKFVPASGAATRMFKHLLAKLKNEELSDKDAEMVQTFMDLLPVLPFYHDLQEVMREDGVNLEDAYADQDYGQILEYLLTEKGLNYAAMPKGLIPFHSYDDGYRTPFEEHIAEAAAHIKDRRGKAKLHFTVSPAHEQNIRDHIAKAVQNYPDCHFEIDFSQQCRKSDTVAVDMNNDVFRTDDGKILFRPAGHGALLDNLHKLRGDLVYLKNIDNVVPDSMKGATIEYKKLLGGLLVKLQDQIFECLNMLENHNCSEFEVAAVAIFAVSYLSMQLPENFGQMSLDDKISMLRVRLSKPVRVCGMVKNEGEPGGGPFWVDGPDGFISPQIVEKSQVDMDDPEQAAIVQTATHFNPVDLVCGMRSPRGEWYALKNFTDPETGFISHKSKNGRKLKAMELPGLWNGSMADWITVFVEVPLSTFSPVKTVNDLLKKEHRG from the coding sequence ATGGTAACTGAAAATGATCTCCGCGAAATTGAGAATGGTTTAATTGATATTATTGGTGAGAGAATTTCTGCATCCGCATTGGCGGAGCAAATTGAGCGATTCAAGATTGGATTTGAACCGACAAAGCTTGAGCGGGCCTGTACTTTGAACGATGGAATTTATCGGATTAGGCCCGCTGAAAGAGAAGAATTATTGGATTGCTTTGAAGAAGCAGCTGACGAAGGACGTTTTACCAAGTTCGTTCCGGCCTCAGGAGCAGCAACTCGGATGTTCAAGCATTTACTCGCCAAGCTGAAAAACGAGGAGCTTTCCGATAAGGATGCGGAAATGGTCCAGACTTTTATGGATCTGCTTCCGGTGCTTCCGTTTTATCATGATTTGCAGGAAGTCATGAGGGAAGATGGTGTAAATCTTGAGGATGCATATGCGGATCAGGATTATGGACAGATCCTCGAATACCTGCTCACAGAAAAAGGGTTGAACTATGCGGCAATGCCTAAGGGGTTGATTCCGTTTCATAGTTATGACGACGGGTACCGTACTCCTTTTGAAGAACATATTGCCGAAGCTGCTGCCCATATTAAAGATCGTCGTGGTAAGGCGAAATTACACTTTACTGTTTCTCCGGCTCATGAGCAGAATATTCGTGATCATATTGCAAAGGCCGTTCAGAATTATCCTGATTGCCATTTTGAAATTGATTTTTCCCAGCAGTGCAGGAAGAGTGATACTGTTGCCGTAGATATGAATAACGATGTGTTCCGCACTGATGATGGAAAGATCTTGTTCCGGCCGGCCGGGCATGGCGCCTTGCTGGATAATTTGCATAAGCTGCGTGGCGATCTTGTTTATCTGAAGAATATTGATAATGTTGTCCCTGACAGCATGAAGGGTGCGACTATTGAATATAAGAAGCTTCTCGGCGGTTTGTTGGTAAAGTTGCAGGATCAGATTTTTGAGTGTCTGAATATGCTTGAGAATCATAATTGCAGTGAATTTGAAGTCGCAGCGGTAGCCATCTTCGCCGTTTCCTATCTCTCCATGCAATTGCCTGAGAATTTCGGTCAGATGAGTCTTGATGATAAGATAAGCATGTTGCGGGTTCGGTTATCCAAGCCTGTACGTGTATGCGGAATGGTTAAGAATGAAGGCGAACCGGGTGGCGGGCCTTTCTGGGTAGACGGTCCTGACGGCTTTATCTCTCCGCAGATTGTTGAAAAGAGTCAGGTGGATATGGATGATCCCGAACAGGCTGCGATTGTACAGACTGCAACTCATTTCAATCCTGTTGATCTTGTTTGCGGTATGAGAAGCCCTCGTGGAGAGTGGTATGCCTTGAAGAATTTTACTGACCCCGAAACCGGATTTATCTCACACAAGTCCAAGAATGGCCGCAAACTGAAGGCAATGGAGCTTCCGGGACTTTGGAACGGTTCCATGGCTGATTGGATTACTGTATTTGTAGAAGTTCCGCTGAGTACTTTTTCTCCTGTTAAGACTGTAAATGACCTATTGAAGAAGGAACATCGCGGTTAA
- a CDS encoding AzlD domain-containing protein yields MDIYSHENAILVIALAALATYFMRVGGLLLAGYLPTGGRFGRVLKALPGTILISLAAPGFFNEGLIGFAGGLVTVAITFKTKNVFLAMLAGMLVVALGRQFI; encoded by the coding sequence ATGGATATTTACAGTCATGAAAATGCGATTCTGGTTATCGCTCTTGCCGCTCTCGCAACTTATTTCATGCGCGTGGGCGGTCTGTTGCTGGCCGGATATCTACCTACGGGCGGACGTTTCGGCAGGGTCTTGAAAGCTTTACCCGGTACCATTCTCATCTCTCTTGCCGCCCCCGGTTTCTTTAATGAAGGCTTGATCGGATTCGCAGGCGGTCTAGTCACCGTAGCGATTACTTTCAAAACTAAAAATGTTTTTCTAGCTATGCTGGCAGGGATGCTGGTCGTGGCTCTGGGCAGGCAGTTTATTTAA